In a single window of the Sulfurimonas sp. hsl 1-7 genome:
- a CDS encoding methyl-accepting chemotaxis protein — protein sequence MAALTWMGFNSIAKWQANNVEVGEVRVPSLVSMGTARNGIKDVVTQQNRVRGINAHPRVKSIMQDASSKIVAGFERCEKGLAIYAPLPQTPEEAIQWKIFEEKYAIFKQRSLDMKTSIIDRLVTENDPVVRDQLFVQMTTFLEGIRGVRGEMFTALQNIYDINKQVVADTNKNAKETSESYKQMFILVALISIVVAILLAWAIIRSITRSITQSVSSIRDGAMQITSASDQVASSSSSLAQGASEQASSVEQVSATLEQSTSINTQNTDNALQADILAKNANDSARAGYEKGEQLSTSMHSITESAAKISGIIKAIDQIAFQTNLLALNAAVEAARAGEHGLGFAVVADEVRNLAQRAAAAAKETSEIIEEVVDQIKEGNEIAEATHTSFQDIVEQSKKVSDLIGEISIAGKEQSEGMAQINQAMGQVDQVTQQVAANSEESAAAAEELNAQATSMMETVQILAQMVGMQTDTHMMAAPKKHVSNNIAAIPKSSKAATSTKAANNADEIFPLHEDDLKEF from the coding sequence ATGGCAGCACTAACATGGATGGGATTTAACTCAATCGCAAAGTGGCAGGCAAACAATGTTGAAGTGGGTGAGGTTCGTGTACCATCATTAGTTAGTATGGGGACGGCAAGAAACGGTATTAAAGATGTTGTTACTCAACAAAACAGGGTAAGAGGTATTAATGCACATCCTAGAGTAAAATCTATTATGCAAGATGCTTCAAGTAAGATTGTAGCAGGTTTTGAGCGTTGTGAAAAAGGTCTTGCTATTTATGCACCGTTACCGCAAACACCTGAAGAGGCTATACAGTGGAAAATTTTTGAAGAAAAATATGCAATCTTCAAACAAAGAAGTTTAGATATGAAAACAAGTATTATTGACAGACTGGTAACAGAGAATGATCCTGTTGTAAGAGACCAGCTATTTGTACAGATGACAACGTTCCTTGAAGGGATCAGAGGTGTTCGCGGTGAGATGTTTACAGCACTTCAAAATATTTACGATATCAATAAACAAGTTGTAGCAGATACAAATAAAAATGCAAAAGAGACATCAGAGTCTTATAAACAGATGTTTATCCTTGTAGCTTTAATCTCTATAGTAGTGGCTATCTTATTAGCATGGGCAATCATTAGATCAATTACAAGATCAATTACACAAAGTGTATCTAGTATTCGTGACGGTGCAATGCAAATTACATCGGCAAGTGATCAAGTTGCTTCTTCTTCATCTTCGTTAGCGCAAGGTGCAAGTGAACAAGCTTCAAGTGTAGAGCAAGTTAGTGCAACACTAGAGCAAAGTACATCGATAAATACTCAAAATACAGACAATGCACTACAAGCTGATATCTTAGCTAAAAATGCGAATGATTCTGCACGTGCAGGATATGAAAAAGGTGAGCAGCTTTCAACATCTATGCATTCTATTACTGAGTCTGCGGCAAAAATTTCTGGAATTATCAAAGCTATCGATCAGATCGCATTCCAAACAAACTTACTTGCATTAAATGCAGCAGTTGAAGCAGCACGTGCAGGTGAACACGGTTTAGGTTTCGCGGTAGTTGCAGATGAGGTTAGAAATCTTGCACAACGTGCAGCAGCAGCGGCAAAAGAGACTTCTGAGATTATCGAAGAGGTAGTTGATCAAATTAAAGAGGGTAATGAGATTGCAGAAGCGACACATACATCTTTCCAAGATATTGTAGAGCAGTCTAAAAAAGTATCTGACCTTATCGGTGAAATCTCTATTGCAGGGAAAGAACAAAGTGAAGGTATGGCACAAATCAACCAGGCTATGGGACAAGTTGACCAAGTTACACAACAAGTTGCGGCAAATTCAGAAGAATCTGCAGCAGCAGCTGAAGAGTTAAATGCTCAAGCTACATCAATGATGGAAACTGTACAGATTCTTGCACAAATGGTTGGTATGCAAACTGATACTCATATGATGGCAGCACCGAAAAAACATGTTAGCAATAACATAGCTGCAATACCGAAATCATCTAAAGCAGCAACAAGCACGAAAGCTGCTAATAACGCTGATGAGATATTTCCTTTACACGAAGACGATTTGAAAGAATTTTAA
- a CDS encoding chemotaxis protein CheW, with product MNENENGAQSKRERYLTFYLEKEQYGIGIEKIKEIIAMMEVTNVPKTPEYMTGVINLRGTIIPVVDTRIRFGMEYREPDMHTAIIIVEVEKVSIGFIVDRVEEVSSIDSSNLSEPPRFGNQVDTDFICSVAQIEDNVVMILDVLKLFEADELVSLEQMQQLTEGE from the coding sequence ATGAATGAAAATGAAAACGGTGCGCAATCAAAAAGAGAGCGTTATCTCACTTTCTATTTGGAAAAAGAGCAGTACGGTATAGGGATCGAAAAGATTAAAGAGATTATCGCCATGATGGAGGTAACTAACGTACCAAAAACACCTGAGTATATGACGGGTGTAATCAACCTAAGAGGGACTATCATCCCTGTAGTAGATACGAGAATCCGTTTTGGGATGGAGTATCGAGAACCTGATATGCATACGGCAATTATCATCGTTGAGGTTGAAAAGGTAAGCATAGGTTTTATCGTGGACAGGGTAGAGGAAGTTTCTTCAATAGACTCTTCAAACCTAAGTGAACCGCCGAGGTTTGGAAATCAAGTAGATACGGACTTTATATGTTCTGTAGCACAGATTGAAGATAACGTAGTGATGATACTAGATGTATTAAAACTTTTTGAAGCTGACGAATTAGTTAGTTTAGAACAAATGCAACAACTTACTGAAGGAGAGTAA
- a CDS encoding sensor histidine kinase codes for MKESEKKVYEDEISFLSKKILELNKKLIESEKAKSRFLSLVAYELNNPMTVLMGLIPHLELQKCDKNEELLFLVSKELMNLDYKVMNLVAAAQIENGKMDISYFSVNLPTLIEEAIGFFKYMSIEKDIHFVLDCDFEDDIAIEPQFLDIILKNLIANSCQYGEQHSEVNICCSGDDTHLKISITNKGKGPKIEFKPEVFTRFSVSPENEHGLGIGLSIVKELCTLLDGDVDYNVADGFVTFEVTICLNDKGVMAHACSSNEFLFDSFEGAIEL; via the coding sequence TTGAAAGAATCTGAAAAAAAAGTTTATGAAGACGAGATCTCGTTTTTAAGTAAAAAAATATTGGAATTAAACAAGAAACTGATCGAGAGTGAAAAAGCAAAATCAAGATTCCTCTCGTTAGTAGCTTATGAACTAAATAATCCAATGACGGTTCTTATGGGACTTATCCCACATTTGGAACTTCAAAAGTGTGATAAAAATGAAGAGTTGCTTTTTCTTGTCAGCAAGGAGTTAATGAACCTTGATTATAAAGTGATGAATCTGGTAGCTGCGGCACAAATTGAAAACGGTAAAATGGATATAAGTTACTTCTCCGTTAATCTGCCTACTCTTATTGAAGAAGCAATAGGGTTTTTTAAGTACATGAGTATAGAGAAAGATATACACTTTGTTTTAGACTGCGACTTTGAAGATGATATTGCCATAGAACCTCAGTTTTTAGACATTATTTTAAAAAATCTTATTGCAAATAGTTGTCAATACGGTGAGCAACATTCAGAAGTAAATATCTGTTGTAGCGGAGATGATACTCATTTAAAAATATCTATTACAAATAAAGGCAAAGGTCCGAAAATTGAGTTTAAACCTGAGGTTTTTACTAGATTTTCCGTATCTCCAGAGAATGAACACGGACTTGGAATAGGTCTGAGCATTGTTAAAGAGTTGTGTACTTTGTTGGATGGAGATGTAGATTATAATGTAGCTGATGGATTTGTTACATTTGAAGTTACTATTTGTTTGAACGATAAGGGTGTCATGGCACATGCCTGTAGTTCTAATGAGTTTTTATTTGATTCGTTTGAAGGTGCAATAGAACTATGA
- a CDS encoding CheR family methyltransferase — translation MFEIELSPEEFKLFQDYIYHKVGISLSAQKTSLIKGRLNKRLRELNLNSFREYYDYLVDETSGDELTFFISAISTNVTSFFRESAQWRWLEGYLEELKALKQHSKKLRIWSAGCSSGEEPYTILMFLLSQLDDFHEWDIKILATDISTKVLKHAIAGEYAAKNVEQLPKAMVHNSFEKVRNGEQTSYVIRPFLKEKVLFRTYNLITDPFFFKNEFDMIFCRNVMIYFDDKNRHDLVERFASLLPKGAPLLLGSSESLTTHKAKLKLLGSSIYKKI, via the coding sequence ATGTTTGAGATCGAGCTGAGTCCTGAAGAGTTTAAACTTTTTCAGGATTATATCTATCACAAGGTAGGGATCTCCCTCTCTGCACAAAAAACAAGTTTAATCAAAGGGCGTCTAAACAAACGTTTACGTGAATTAAACTTAAATTCTTTTAGAGAATATTATGACTATCTTGTTGATGAAACAAGCGGTGATGAACTCACTTTTTTTATTAGTGCTATCTCAACAAATGTTACTTCATTTTTTAGAGAGAGTGCCCAATGGAGATGGCTTGAGGGTTATCTTGAAGAGTTAAAAGCATTAAAACAACACAGTAAAAAGTTGCGTATATGGTCAGCGGGATGTTCTAGCGGTGAAGAACCTTATACAATACTCATGTTTTTGCTCTCTCAACTTGATGATTTTCATGAATGGGATATTAAGATACTCGCAACTGATATCTCTACAAAAGTTTTAAAACACGCTATTGCCGGAGAGTATGCAGCCAAAAATGTGGAACAACTTCCTAAAGCCATGGTACACAACTCTTTTGAAAAGGTACGTAATGGTGAACAAACATCATACGTAATACGTCCTTTTTTAAAAGAGAAAGTATTGTTTAGAACTTATAATCTGATCACCGATCCGTTTTTCTTTAAAAATGAGTTTGACATGATCTTTTGTAGAAACGTAATGATATATTTTGACGATAAAAACAGACATGATTTAGTAGAGCGTTTTGCCTCTTTATTACCAAAGGGGGCACCTCTGCTTTTAGGTAGTTCGGAATCTCTTACTACACACAAAGCTAAGTTAAAGCTTTTAGGCTCTTCTATATATAAAAAAATTTAA
- a CDS encoding PAS domain-containing protein, protein MLEENTATVMKESKLDLNEMFFSITKHDSTIESGNDVFVHISGYEKEELIGQYHNIIRDPDMPKVIFKVFWDYLNAKKPIVAYVKNRTKEGGFYWVLSIVFPLDEHYVSIRIKPNTEIFATVRELYFRLLMSEAKHNMEATEELLYQLLNELGYEDYDQFMNEVLLSELLLRKKLQTQQEGASYKRDILAQEKSLQNEVIANLFEISTQLSQRYTIWFEKIELFTKMKCDFEAKGQGLLVLARDIVFLSLNASVSSYKMEQNGETFGVLASDIRTNAKENDILIEKIHTEVEILTEAINEVIFMASYVSLQIEMVTYFIQELLEKNDPSLYENIDTLFELVGIYNDKLMQQPKIIDKTVREIAVCLDELEQQVMYLGYIQVYGFIESARCLENGLGFTEIFSQLKTLIATTSDEILMMKNMADNFVKENNRLVEQSGTIYKMLDNFEQETKKLS, encoded by the coding sequence GTGCTAGAAGAAAATACTGCGACAGTAATGAAAGAATCCAAACTGGATTTAAATGAGATGTTCTTCTCAATCACAAAGCATGATAGTACAATTGAGTCGGGAAACGATGTATTTGTCCATATCAGTGGATATGAAAAAGAGGAACTGATAGGGCAGTATCACAATATTATTAGAGATCCTGACATGCCTAAAGTGATCTTTAAAGTATTTTGGGACTATTTAAATGCCAAAAAACCTATTGTGGCATATGTAAAAAACAGAACAAAAGAGGGTGGCTTTTACTGGGTTTTAAGTATTGTTTTCCCTTTGGATGAACATTATGTTTCCATCCGAATTAAACCAAATACTGAAATTTTTGCAACCGTACGTGAACTCTATTTTAGACTTTTGATGTCTGAAGCAAAACATAATATGGAAGCAACAGAGGAGTTGTTATATCAACTTTTAAATGAACTCGGTTATGAAGATTATGACCAGTTTATGAATGAGGTTTTACTCTCAGAGTTATTACTTAGAAAAAAACTACAGACTCAGCAAGAGGGCGCTTCTTATAAAAGAGATATCTTAGCGCAAGAAAAATCGCTTCAAAACGAGGTAATTGCAAATCTTTTTGAGATCAGTACGCAGTTATCACAAAGATATACTATATGGTTTGAAAAAATTGAACTTTTTACAAAAATGAAGTGTGACTTTGAAGCAAAAGGGCAAGGTTTGCTTGTCTTAGCAAGAGATATAGTGTTTCTTTCCCTAAACGCTTCGGTATCTTCATATAAAATGGAACAAAACGGTGAAACTTTCGGTGTATTGGCAAGTGATATCAGAACAAATGCCAAAGAGAACGATATCTTGATTGAAAAAATTCATACTGAAGTTGAAATATTGACAGAGGCTATTAATGAAGTTATTTTTATGGCCTCTTATGTGAGTTTACAGATAGAGATGGTTACCTATTTTATTCAAGAATTATTGGAAAAAAATGATCCCTCTCTATATGAAAATATAGATACACTTTTTGAACTTGTAGGTATCTATAACGATAAGTTGATGCAGCAGCCTAAGATTATAGATAAAACGGTTAGAGAGATAGCCGTTTGTCTTGATGAACTTGAACAGCAGGTTATGTATCTAGGGTATATACAGGTGTACGGTTTCATAGAATCTGCACGCTGTTTGGAAAACGGACTGGGGTTTACGGAGATCTTTTCTCAACTGAAAACTTTGATCGCGACAACCTCTGATGAGATTTTAATGATGAAAAATATGGCTGATAATTTTGTAAAAGAGAACAATAGGTTGGTAGAACAATCGGGAACTATTTACAAGATGTTAGACAATTTTGAGCAAGAAACAAAAAAGTTAAGTTAA
- a CDS encoding chemotaxis protein CheD has protein sequence MIMDGNATFIHVGQLHVDRTPAKISTVLGSCVAVCLYDTKNCIGGMNHYLLPFWNGNGLQSPKFGNISIPKLIESMIERGADTKTMQAKIFGGAALNINATNNMLIGEKNIMVAREILKEYKIAIVAEDVGKQQGRKIQFDLEQGKVYLKYTTYSCG, from the coding sequence ATGATAATGGACGGCAATGCAACTTTTATTCATGTTGGACAATTACATGTTGACAGAACACCGGCAAAGATCTCTACGGTACTGGGTTCATGTGTAGCTGTTTGTCTGTATGATACGAAAAATTGCATTGGGGGTATGAATCATTACCTCCTTCCATTTTGGAATGGAAATGGACTACAATCACCTAAATTTGGTAACATTTCTATCCCAAAGTTGATCGAGAGTATGATTGAGAGAGGTGCCGATACAAAAACAATGCAGGCTAAAATATTCGGCGGGGCCGCATTAAATATAAACGCAACAAACAATATGCTAATTGGTGAAAAGAATATTATGGTAGCTAGAGAGATTTTAAAAGAGTATAAGATAGCTATTGTTGCCGAAGATGTCGGGAAACAACAAGGAAGAAAAATTCAATTTGATTTAGAGCAGGGGAAAGTGTATTTAAAATACACTACATACTCTTGTGGATAA
- a CDS encoding chemotaxis protein CheA has protein sequence MTKQEQVKAIFIEEAGEIIEKLDIDIIRFEENSSDFDLLNEIFRGVHTLKGNANAFGFTRLGEFVHHFEDMLDYYRNTREHIESHYLDLFVEGVDVTKEVMECELDNSEHLPASYQECLTQIKELLAMKKGEAAPVASGEAEGLADLASEFGLDCEDDIANDIYKSIETHQAMQTEGVNLFKIDLELDVDCYKRGFDHVVFIKNLAEKAVSLESFFNLQNVKTLDDGFASDQNDIPQVNIIVLTPLTLQEVEEFFEFLFDEEYQVTAIEPKKEEVVVVEEKKEVVANEASSSSSIRQKSTLKIDTFKLDELFDSVGELVIAQNFIAQNEKIRSIEDDSITRTIETLSKITKRIQDRVMSLRMVAIKDTFDKMKRVVRDTSKKTGKEVNLVVQGEDTEIDKTMIDSLSDPLIHIIRNAIDHGLEADAVEREGVGKAVEGNITLKAFHKSGNIVISVSDDGRGINKEKVLQKAIDRGIINGDENLTDSQIFGLIMQPGFSTAEKISDLSGRGVGLDVVKTSIEKLRGKIEIDSEEGKGTTFSMILPLTLAIIDGMLVEAANEIYIIPTLSVVESFRPEQEIVHAVKDQGEFVSLRGQHIPIIRLCDVFELNAPKVAPWEGILVCVETEAGRIAIMVDELVGRQQVVIKTLGKSLAKLKEISGGAILGNGDIALILNVDELRPTIEGTHV, from the coding sequence ATGACTAAACAAGAACAAGTTAAAGCAATATTTATTGAAGAAGCGGGTGAGATCATTGAGAAACTCGATATTGATATTATTCGCTTTGAAGAGAACTCAAGTGATTTTGACCTCTTAAATGAGATCTTTAGAGGTGTACATACTTTAAAAGGGAATGCAAACGCTTTTGGGTTTACCCGTTTAGGAGAGTTTGTACACCATTTCGAAGATATGCTTGATTACTATCGAAATACTCGCGAGCATATTGAATCGCACTATCTTGACCTTTTTGTAGAGGGTGTAGATGTCACTAAAGAGGTGATGGAGTGTGAACTTGACAACAGCGAGCATTTACCTGCTAGTTATCAAGAGTGTCTTACTCAGATTAAAGAGCTTCTTGCGATGAAAAAAGGGGAAGCTGCTCCTGTTGCAAGCGGTGAAGCAGAAGGGCTTGCCGATCTCGCATCTGAATTTGGACTTGATTGCGAAGATGATATTGCAAACGATATCTATAAGTCAATAGAAACACATCAAGCTATGCAAACAGAGGGAGTAAACCTTTTTAAAATTGATTTGGAACTTGATGTAGATTGTTATAAACGTGGTTTTGACCATGTTGTATTTATAAAAAATCTTGCTGAAAAAGCAGTCTCTTTAGAGAGCTTTTTTAACCTGCAAAATGTTAAAACACTTGATGATGGGTTTGCAAGTGATCAAAATGATATCCCTCAAGTGAATATTATTGTTTTAACTCCGTTGACACTTCAAGAGGTTGAAGAGTTTTTTGAATTCTTATTTGACGAAGAGTATCAAGTAACTGCGATCGAACCTAAAAAAGAGGAAGTGGTTGTAGTTGAAGAGAAAAAAGAGGTTGTTGCTAACGAAGCAAGCAGCTCAAGCAGTATAAGACAAAAGTCAACGTTAAAAATCGATACTTTTAAACTAGACGAGCTTTTTGACTCTGTAGGTGAACTTGTAATTGCACAGAACTTTATAGCACAAAATGAGAAGATCCGCTCAATTGAGGATGACTCAATCACAAGAACGATCGAAACACTTTCAAAGATTACAAAAAGAATTCAAGACAGAGTTATGAGTCTTCGAATGGTTGCTATTAAAGATACGTTTGACAAGATGAAACGTGTAGTACGCGATACGTCGAAAAAAACGGGTAAAGAGGTAAACCTTGTAGTTCAGGGTGAAGATACTGAGATCGATAAAACTATGATTGACAGTCTATCTGATCCTTTGATCCACATCATCCGTAACGCAATTGATCACGGACTTGAAGCAGATGCTGTAGAGAGAGAAGGTGTTGGAAAAGCGGTAGAGGGTAATATTACACTCAAGGCGTTCCATAAAAGCGGAAATATCGTTATCAGCGTAAGTGATGACGGAAGAGGGATCAATAAAGAGAAAGTACTTCAAAAAGCTATTGACAGAGGTATTATCAACGGTGATGAGAATTTAACAGATTCACAGATTTTCGGTCTTATTATGCAACCCGGTTTCTCAACTGCTGAGAAGATTAGTGATCTCTCAGGAAGAGGTGTCGGTCTTGATGTTGTAAAAACTTCTATTGAGAAGTTAAGAGGAAAAATAGAGATCGATTCAGAGGAAGGCAAAGGTACAACTTTCTCAATGATCTTACCTTTAACACTTGCTATCATTGACGGAATGCTTGTAGAAGCAGCAAATGAGATCTACATTATCCCTACTTTAAGTGTTGTAGAGTCGTTTAGACCTGAACAAGAGATAGTTCATGCAGTAAAAGATCAAGGGGAATTTGTAAGCCTACGCGGACAACATATTCCGATCATCAGACTATGTGATGTATTTGAATTAAATGCACCTAAAGTTGCACCTTGGGAAGGGATACTGGTATGTGTTGAAACAGAAGCGGGAAGAATTGCCATTATGGTAGATGAACTCGTAGGTCGTCAACAGGTAGTTATTAAAACTCTTGGAAAATCTCTTGCAAAATTAAAAGAGATCTCGGGTGGAGCTATTTTAGGTAACGGCGATATTGCACTCATTTTAAATGTTGATGAATTACGCCCGACAATCGAGGGAACTCATGTTTGA